ATCAGCTGCATAAACATCACCATCAACCGAAGCAACGTGTCAGTGGACAATTCTATAAGTTCTTTTTGCGAGCGGACTGTTCTATATTGGGCGAGAAAGTAACGtatttgcaaaaattcaaaaaggtTTTCACAGCACGCCAGAATTTGGCGGGAACtcaaacagcagcagagaGTCGAGCAGAGCTTGTGAACCTTATCAGCcagaaggaggaggagcaggagcaacagcTACATATTGTAGCCACGCTTTTCTCATCGacattaatatcaaaatatagcTCGAAAAATTCCATCAACTCCGACATGACCATCATGGAAGACACATACATTAGGGTGCGCGACGAGCACCCTGAAATTGATGTTGAGATACGCGCCATACTGCTCGCCCATGCCCAGAATGGTATCACGATATCGAGCATCAAAAGTAAGTGATCGATAATAATCGGAATAATCTAATCTTGACACGTGTGGTACATTTGTAACTAAACAGGTACATTTATCAATCGGGACTCCCGAGTCGGGAGTAGTGCTTTTCAAAACGGTACAGTTTATTATATAAAGCATATGAAAGTTGGTACCGAAAAAGAAAACCTGCAAAATGTGTACAGGGTGTTTTTTCTAAGTGACAATCATGCTTACAATCAAGGCTGCCACttaatatacttaataaaaatttcttgtataatttttgtttaaaaatttttttaaattattttattttactatctttaatataaaatattttttaaattaattttgggggaaaaaaatcaattcaacaAAACTTCCATATTGATCGCTTGCGTTAAATCTTAAGcaatatatagttaaattataattgaattcatttcaattttttgaaatgCTCTCATTTACAAATTCACATAATTACCTTATCTCAAATTTTATGGTACAAtacctttaatttaatttaatacttcGTCCCTTACAattcacataaatttaaaattcgttaAGACTACAAAAAGTGTACAACTTGGAATAAAACAGATTCAATGTACCAAAGACAAGGAAGTGTACCAGTTTTAGTACAAATGTGACAGCCCTGCTTCAAATGATTTCGATAAATAAATCGATAGGCTTTGGACTGATTccgttattttaaaaaaaaacacgtttGCAATTATTCAAAGttaatttcaactaattttttttatttatagatgaATATCGACAATTGACGGGCAATGCATTTCCGCTTCACGACAACATCACAGACTTTTTGCTTACCATACCGCATGTTACGGCGGAATGCTGCAAGTCTGGCAAACGCATCTTTAACATCAAGCCAACCGAAGATACCCGACACCTGCACGAAATGATACTGAATCAGCGGCAGCGTGAAAATgttagcaacaataacaacaacaacattatgtACGCACAGGAACCGCCACGTTTGTGGCGGTCCCAATACAAGCGTCGATATCCGCTAAAGCTGAACAACAATATGAACATTAACGAGAAACCGCCAGCTGTAAAGATGGTTCCAGTGCAGTCCCTGGCCACGGCTGCAATGGAACCCTTTGGTGTCTATCAGGACAACTGGAAGCATCTGTAAGTTAACGAGGAGGTGTTGCTCACATCTTTCCCactttatctatttatatcagggaccgtaatcattataagttatattacaaaaatttattggtaatgattatatttacatttttttatgattattcttaaatgattttttttgcttaaaataaaactcaaaagtATTGGCGGTCCTTTTACAAGGATATGCTATAATATTGGTGAAAAGTCTAACACgaacgaaataaataaaaatcattattgaaattttttttttttaccaaaaattttgattatggtctgagttttattaaataactcAAAACTAATGATTGTCATTGAAGAAAAACGtaaaaattcagaaatttgataattatgGCGGAAATGCAGAGattgtaaaataatacaaaattttagtGTGAatcgtttttaaaaaaaaataatagccaTTATTTATTGTCCctactttatatatttgcagCAACAATCAGTATCAGCTATCGCAGATGGCAgctcaaaacaacaacaacaacatcaacaataacatcaacaataacatcTACTCTATTCGTTCGGATCCTGCACAGCTACAGATAGCACCTCCGCCGGCAGAGCATCAGCAGCTGGAACAGCATCAGATTGTAGAGTATACACATAAGCGGCGTCATGAATTCacgccaacgccaacaacaTTGTCATGTCCATCCCAACATGACTCCATGTTCACCATCAACTCAGACTATGATGCATATCTATTGGATTTTCCGCTGATGGGCGATGATTTCTTCTTATACTTGGCACGCATGGAGTTGAAATGCCGTTTCAAAAAGTGTAAGTCCAACTCAGACAGCAACGAAATACGTAAATATTCACATCTCGACATAATCCATAGATGAGAGGGTGCTACAGTCTGGTTTGTGCATCTCTGGCCAAACCATAAATGCCGCACGGCAACGTCTGCAACATGTTGAACTACCCGAGTTGACACAAATCATTGTTAACATCGGTTCCGTTGACATAATGCGGGGCAGGccgttggttcaaatcgagcATGATTTCCGTCAGCTAATCAAGGAGATGCACAACCGAAGATTCGTGCCTGTGCTGACCACGTTGGCACCGCTAGCCAACAGACGCCACGACCAGCAGACAAGCGACAAAGTGTTGCGATTCAACAAGTTTATACGCAGCGAGGGACGACACCTAACAGTCATTGATATACACTCGTGTCTGATTAATGAGAATGGTGTTGTGCGTTTCGATTGCTTCCAGAAGTGAGTGATCAGATATGTTTTAGTTGACATACAGatgtatttattgattttctatGCGACTGtctaaaaatattactcaGAATACGAAAATTCGGAagaaaaaattaggaaaacaaaATCAGAAATCCAAAATTATGAATCCAAAATTAGGATTCCAAAATTAGGAGTACAAAAATTGGGAGGACCAAAATAAGGAAAGCAAAAATtaggataaaaaaaatttagaagacaaaaaaaaaaaggaaaagccaAAATTTTGGGTTTTGAACTTTTCCTATTAGAAAAACGTTGTCTACTTCTACTTAATTTGAATaggtttaagatttaaatttaaaattttgaatactaCGGGATGATTGCatccaaataatttttgtctttccaatttgtttttccaattttagctTTTTCCTAACATTTGTCTTCGCAGTTTTTGactctaaatatttttcttagttaaaattcttaatttatgaTTCGTATTTTTGTCTTCCAAACTTtggaaaaatcttaaatttaattctttgttttttagtttccttttttattcctttaaaaaaattttgaattcgtatatttatcaa
The genomic region above belongs to Drosophila innubila isolate TH190305 chromosome 3R unlocalized genomic scaffold, UK_Dinn_1.0 2_E_3R, whole genome shotgun sequence and contains:
- the LOC117791418 gene encoding maternal effect protein oskar, whose product is MATFRSDFNSVPNTYTDRLTALKKKLTTCFQQWRHQLHKHHHQPKQRVSGQFYKFFLRADCSILGEKVTYLQKFKKVFTARQNLAGTQTAAESRAELVNLISQKEEEQEQQLHIVATLFSSTLISKYSSKNSINSDMTIMEDTYIRVRDEHPEIDVEIRAILLAHAQNGITISSIKNEYRQLTGNAFPLHDNITDFLLTIPHVTAECCKSGKRIFNIKPTEDTRHLHEMILNQRQRENVSNNNNNNIMYAQEPPRLWRSQYKRRYPLKLNNNMNINEKPPAVKMVPVQSLATAAMEPFGVYQDNWKHLNNQYQLSQMAAQNNNNNINNNINNNIYSIRSDPAQLQIAPPPAEHQQLEQHQIVEYTHKRRHEFTPTPTTLSCPSQHDSMFTINSDYDAYLLDFPLMGDDFFLYLARMELKCRFKKYERVLQSGLCISGQTINAARQRLQHVELPELTQIIVNIGSVDIMRGRPLVQIEHDFRQLIKEMHNRRFVPVLTTLAPLANRRHDQQTSDKVLRFNKFIRSEGRHLTVIDIHSCLINENGVVRFDCFQNGPRSVTGSPEPHVFWNKIGRQRVLQMIEQNLEYH